From the genome of Psychroserpens ponticola, one region includes:
- a CDS encoding SDR family NAD(P)-dependent oxidoreductase: MSQSKNIIITGTSRGIGFELVHLFANQGHNVLALSRNAQPVSNLHFDNITSFSFDLCEEEDYKKVEQFIQNEWKHVDVLINNAGLLLNKPFSETTFKDFTKVYETNVFGVSEMTRVVIPFMKNNSHVVTVSSMGGIQGSMKFPGLAAYSSSKGAVITLSELLAEEYKDTGPQFNVLALGAVQTEMLKEAFPDYQAPTTAKEMAEYIHEFSLKGNKYYNGKVLQVSNSTP; encoded by the coding sequence ATGAGTCAGAGTAAAAATATAATCATCACAGGAACGAGTCGAGGTATCGGATTTGAATTGGTGCATTTGTTTGCCAATCAAGGTCATAACGTATTAGCATTATCTAGAAATGCTCAACCTGTTAGTAATCTTCACTTTGACAATATCACTTCTTTTTCATTTGATTTGTGTGAAGAAGAGGATTATAAAAAAGTCGAACAGTTTATTCAAAATGAATGGAAACATGTTGATGTTTTAATCAATAATGCAGGACTTCTACTTAATAAACCTTTCTCTGAAACTACATTTAAAGATTTTACTAAAGTGTATGAAACTAACGTCTTTGGAGTTTCTGAAATGACTCGAGTAGTAATTCCATTTATGAAAAATAACAGTCATGTTGTGACTGTCAGCTCAATGGGAGGAATTCAAGGAAGTATGAAATTTCCAGGTTTAGCAGCCTATAGCTCAAGTAAAGGAGCTGTGATTACACTTTCAGAATTATTAGCTGAAGAATACAAAGATACTGGTCCGCAATTTAATGTACTAGCATTAGGAGCTGTGCAAACTGAAATGCTCAAAGAAGCTTTTCCAGACTATCAAGCTCCAACGACTGCAAAAGAAATGGCAGAATATATTCATGAGTTTTCTCTAAAAGGAAACAAATATTATAATGGCAAAGTATTACAAGTTTCTAATTCAACACCTTAA
- the cdd gene encoding cytidine deaminase produces the protein MKDIKIESTLTVYDNFNELPSDIASLMEKAIEARKNAYAPYSNFSVGAAILLDNNQIVTGNNQENASYPSGLCAERTAIYYAGSQYPDAKIVKMALTAGSRISQTITPIPPCGACRQAIAEYEVKQKTPIEIYFMGETGKVVKSNSLANLLPLGFDRSFL, from the coding sequence ATGAAGGATATAAAAATTGAGTCTACTTTAACCGTTTATGATAACTTTAATGAGTTACCTTCTGATATTGCTTCCCTAATGGAAAAAGCTATAGAAGCACGTAAAAATGCTTATGCACCATATTCAAATTTTAGCGTAGGTGCAGCAATTTTATTAGATAACAATCAAATTGTAACCGGAAATAATCAAGAAAATGCATCGTATCCTTCAGGCTTGTGTGCAGAACGTACAGCAATTTATTATGCAGGTTCTCAATATCCTGATGCAAAGATTGTGAAAATGGCTTTAACTGCAGGTTCAAGAATCAGCCAAACAATTACGCCAATTCCTCCTTGTGGTGCATGTAGGCAGGCAATTGCTGAGTATGAAGTAAAGCAAAAAACGCCAATTGAAATCTATTTTATGGGTGAAACTGGCAAGGTTGTGAAGTCTAATTCTCTTGCAAATTTATTACCTCTAGGATTCGATAGAAGCTTTCTATAA
- a CDS encoding M28 family peptidase, with product MKKLAPLCFLLLILGCKIEKKSETITITSSEIKEMVSFLASDDLKGRHVGSEGVDKAASYIESQFKSFGTKPYFKTYRDHFKIDSLDAFNVVGFIEGTDEKLKDEIIILGAHYDHIGFGSDARKKSRKGNITETDSIANGANDNAAGTSAVIAMAKYFAEKKTNKRSIMFALFSAEELGLLGSKHLAKRLKDENLNLYTMVNFEMIGVPFKDRDYQAFLSGYDLSNMADKINEYVGSKLIGSSEVAKKYNLFKQSDNYAFYKEFNLPCQTISSCDLSNYDYYHHADDESNELDYEFMANLINNTIIAIEQMSNTETKEIVMYESE from the coding sequence ATGAAAAAACTAGCTCCATTGTGCTTTTTACTCCTTATTCTCGGTTGTAAAATCGAAAAAAAATCAGAAACTATTACAATTACTAGTTCTGAAATTAAAGAAATGGTTAGTTTTTTAGCATCAGACGATTTAAAAGGACGTCATGTAGGTAGTGAAGGTGTTGATAAAGCAGCGAGCTATATTGAGTCTCAGTTTAAGTCTTTTGGTACCAAACCATATTTTAAAACCTATAGAGATCATTTTAAAATTGACAGTTTAGATGCGTTTAATGTTGTTGGTTTTATTGAAGGTACAGATGAAAAATTAAAAGATGAAATTATTATCTTAGGAGCACATTACGATCATATTGGTTTTGGAAGTGACGCTAGGAAGAAAAGTAGAAAAGGTAACATTACTGAAACTGATTCTATTGCAAATGGAGCTAACGATAACGCAGCAGGAACAAGTGCAGTTATAGCTATGGCAAAATATTTTGCAGAAAAAAAGACTAATAAACGTAGTATTATGTTTGCTTTATTTTCTGCAGAAGAATTAGGTTTATTAGGCTCGAAGCATCTGGCTAAACGTTTAAAAGATGAAAATTTAAACCTTTATACTATGGTGAATTTTGAAATGATAGGTGTCCCATTTAAAGATCGAGATTATCAAGCGTTTCTGTCTGGTTATGATTTATCTAATATGGCTGATAAAATAAATGAATATGTAGGTAGTAAGCTTATCGGTTCTTCAGAGGTAGCAAAAAAATACAATTTGTTTAAACAGTCTGATAATTATGCATTCTACAAGGAGTTTAACTTACCATGTCAAACCATATCGTCTTGCGATTTATCTAATTATGATTACTACCATCATGCAGATGATGAGAGTAATGAATTGGATTATGAATTTATGGCTAACCTTATAAATAACACAATTATAGCCATTGAACAAATGAGTAATACTGAAACCAAAGAAATTGTAATGTATGAGTCAGAGTAA
- the porV gene encoding type IX secretion system outer membrane channel protein PorV — translation MKKYILALITVSLFNITNAQETVVIPNSTDSRVITTGVPFLLIASDARAAGMGDIGVATSADANSQQWNPAKYSFSLAKSGIGVNYTPYLSRLVNDIFLGNFTYFNRLNERSAFAVSFKYFSLGEIEIVQDEFSEALIEQPNELTFDASYSLRLADQFSMAVALRYLRSDLRIQAVDANAAAASSIGVDIAGYYQSEEEAYDSFNGRWRAGFAIQNLGPKIKYDDGGRENFLPTTLRLGGGFDFIFDDYNKLAVTAEVTKLLVPTPPILGREFEYTDNNGNGKYDADVDDLGNVVDDRVIVEGKDNNVGFGKGIFQSFGDAPGGFSEELKEFTYSLGAEYTYQDSFAFRLGYFNESEEKGARKFFALGAGFKYTTINIDLSYLFSASKIQSPLENTLRFSLVFNFGDNEYDEY, via the coding sequence ATGAAAAAATACATTTTAGCCCTTATTACAGTTTCATTATTTAATATTACTAATGCACAAGAAACTGTTGTCATCCCTAATAGTACAGATTCTAGAGTAATCACTACAGGAGTTCCGTTCTTGTTAATTGCTTCAGATGCTCGTGCAGCAGGAATGGGAGATATTGGTGTTGCTACATCAGCAGATGCAAATTCTCAACAATGGAACCCAGCAAAATACTCATTCTCTTTAGCGAAATCTGGTATTGGAGTTAATTATACACCTTATTTAAGTCGATTAGTTAATGATATTTTTCTAGGAAATTTTACCTATTTTAATAGGCTGAATGAACGTAGCGCATTTGCGGTTAGTTTTAAATATTTTAGTCTTGGAGAAATTGAAATTGTACAAGATGAGTTTTCTGAAGCCTTAATAGAACAACCAAATGAGCTTACATTTGATGCGTCATATTCTTTGCGTTTAGCCGATCAATTTTCAATGGCTGTTGCCTTACGTTATTTACGTTCAGATTTAAGAATTCAAGCTGTAGATGCAAATGCTGCTGCTGCAAGTTCTATTGGTGTAGATATTGCAGGTTACTACCAAAGTGAAGAAGAAGCATATGATAGTTTTAACGGACGATGGAGAGCTGGTTTTGCCATACAAAATTTAGGGCCAAAAATTAAGTATGATGATGGTGGTCGAGAAAACTTCTTGCCAACAACATTACGATTAGGTGGTGGTTTTGATTTTATATTTGATGACTATAACAAACTAGCAGTTACAGCTGAAGTTACAAAACTATTAGTGCCAACGCCTCCAATCTTAGGAAGAGAGTTTGAATATACCGACAATAATGGTAATGGTAAATATGATGCAGATGTAGATGATTTAGGGAATGTTGTTGATGATAGAGTTATTGTAGAAGGTAAAGATAATAATGTAGGTTTTGGCAAAGGAATATTCCAATCTTTTGGTGATGCACCAGGAGGTTTTAGTGAAGAATTAAAAGAGTTTACCTATTCTTTAGGAGCAGAATATACATACCAAGATTCATTTGCGTTTAGATTAGGTTACTTTAATGAAAGTGAAGAAAAAGGTGCACGTAAGTTTTTTGCTTTAGGAGCAGGATTTAAATACACCACAATAAATATAGATTTATCATACTTATTCTCTGCCTCAAAAATACAAAGCCCATTAGAAAATACATTGCGTTTTTCTCTTGTGTTTAACTTTGGAGATAATGAATATGATGAATACTAG
- the pdhA gene encoding pyruvate dehydrogenase (acetyl-transferring) E1 component subunit alpha, translating to MQKITKEVYLKWYEDMLFWRKFEDKLAAVYIQQKVRGFLHLYNGQEAVLAGALHAMDLTKDKMITAYRNHVQPIGMGVDPKRVMAELYGKATGTSQGLGGSMHIFSKEHRFYGGHGIVGGQIPLGAGLAFGDKYHGVDGVTLCCFGDGAARQGSLHETFNLAMLWKLPVVFVCENNGYAMGTSVERTANHTEIWKLGLGYEMPCGPVDGMNPIKVAEAFDEAISRARRGDGPTFLELKTYRYRGHSMSDAQHYRTKDEVAEYKKIDPITQVKDIILEKKYATEDDIKTIDKRVKALVLECEKFAEESPYPEKSVMYDAVYEQEDYPFIQHKI from the coding sequence ATGCAAAAAATCACAAAAGAAGTTTACCTTAAATGGTATGAGGATATGTTATTCTGGAGAAAGTTTGAAGACAAGCTTGCCGCAGTCTATATTCAACAGAAAGTGAGAGGGTTTCTTCACTTATATAATGGTCAAGAAGCTGTCTTAGCTGGAGCATTACACGCAATGGATCTTACTAAAGATAAAATGATTACTGCATATAGAAATCATGTTCAGCCTATTGGTATGGGTGTTGATCCTAAACGCGTCATGGCTGAATTGTACGGAAAAGCAACAGGAACTTCTCAAGGTCTTGGTGGTTCGATGCATATCTTTTCTAAAGAACATCGTTTTTATGGTGGTCATGGTATTGTTGGAGGTCAAATTCCTTTAGGTGCTGGACTTGCATTTGGAGATAAATATCATGGAGTTGATGGTGTTACTTTATGTTGTTTTGGTGATGGAGCTGCTCGTCAAGGGTCACTTCATGAAACCTTTAACTTAGCAATGCTTTGGAAATTGCCTGTAGTATTTGTTTGTGAAAATAATGGTTATGCGATGGGAACATCTGTTGAGCGCACAGCAAACCATACTGAAATATGGAAACTTGGTTTAGGTTATGAAATGCCTTGTGGACCAGTTGATGGTATGAATCCTATTAAAGTCGCTGAAGCTTTTGATGAAGCTATTTCAAGAGCTAGACGTGGTGATGGACCAACATTCTTAGAATTAAAGACATATAGATATAGAGGGCATTCAATGTCTGATGCACAACACTATAGAACTAAAGATGAAGTAGCAGAATACAAGAAAATTGATCCTATTACTCAAGTGAAAGATATTATCTTAGAAAAGAAATATGCTACAGAAGATGATATTAAAACCATTGATAAACGAGTCAAAGCATTAGTTTTAGAATGTGAGAAATTTGCTGAAGAATCACCTTATCCAGAAAAGAGTGTGATGTATGACGCAGTATACGAACAAGAAGATTATCCATTCATACAACACAAAATATAA
- a CDS encoding pyruvate dehydrogenase complex dihydrolipoamide acetyltransferase, with product MAEVINMPRLSDTMEEGTVAAWLKKVGDKIEEGDILAEIETDKATMEFESFNEGTLLHIGIQEGETAKVDTLLAIIGEEGEDISEYLNENTSVTSSTVEMSSDSENKEDGVVQSNNEEPQELPEGVIVVTMPRLSDTMEEGTVATWSKKVGDTVDEGDILAEIETDKATMEFESFQSGTLLYVGLQEGDSAKVDSLLAIIGPKGTDVSSIAKNFKTADTTSETKKVDAPKKEETSKPEAKKAAAVTSSAVEKSQSSTTKSNGRVFVSPLAKKIAEEKGINLSQVNGSGENGRIVKRDIENFTPAAQSASVGKFVPTGQEDFDEVSNSNMRKAIAKNLAKSKFTAPHYYLNVEFDMENAMAFRVQYNSIPDTKISYNDMIVKACALALKEHPQVNSQWFDDRMQLNNHVHIGVAVAVTDGLLVPVVKFANEQSLTQIGAAVKEFAGKARNKKLGLDEMEGSTFTISNLGMFGIDSFTSIINQPNSAILSVGNIVEKPVVKNGQIVVGNTMKLCLACDHRTVDGVTGAQFLQTLKGYIENPVTMLV from the coding sequence ATGGCTGAAGTAATTAATATGCCGCGTTTGAGCGATACAATGGAAGAAGGAACTGTTGCTGCTTGGTTAAAAAAAGTAGGAGACAAAATTGAAGAAGGGGATATTTTAGCTGAAATCGAAACCGATAAAGCAACGATGGAATTTGAATCTTTCAACGAAGGAACTTTACTTCATATTGGTATTCAAGAAGGAGAAACTGCTAAAGTAGATACCCTTCTAGCAATTATAGGTGAAGAAGGCGAAGATATTTCTGAATATTTAAATGAAAATACAAGTGTCACGTCGAGCACAGTCGAGATGTCTTCTGATTCTGAAAATAAAGAAGATGGTGTCGTTCAGAGTAATAACGAAGAACCTCAAGAACTACCTGAAGGAGTCATAGTAGTGACCATGCCTCGTTTAAGTGATACCATGGAAGAAGGAACAGTTGCTACTTGGTCGAAAAAAGTAGGAGATACTGTTGATGAAGGTGATATTCTTGCTGAAATTGAAACAGATAAAGCTACTATGGAGTTTGAATCATTCCAATCTGGTACTTTATTATATGTTGGTTTACAAGAAGGTGATTCAGCAAAAGTTGATTCATTATTAGCAATTATTGGCCCTAAAGGAACAGATGTTTCTAGTATTGCTAAAAACTTCAAAACAGCAGATACGACTTCAGAAACAAAAAAAGTAGACGCACCAAAAAAGGAAGAAACTTCAAAACCTGAAGCTAAAAAAGCAGCAGCTGTCACTTCGAGCGCAGTCGAGAAGTCTCAATCTTCAACTACAAAGTCTAACGGAAGAGTATTCGTATCTCCATTAGCTAAAAAAATAGCTGAGGAAAAAGGGATTAACTTGTCTCAAGTTAATGGTTCTGGTGAAAACGGAAGAATTGTTAAACGTGATATTGAAAACTTTACACCTGCCGCTCAATCGGCTTCAGTTGGTAAATTTGTGCCTACTGGTCAAGAGGATTTTGATGAGGTGTCAAACTCTAATATGCGAAAAGCAATTGCTAAAAACTTAGCAAAATCTAAATTTACTGCACCTCATTATTATTTGAATGTGGAGTTTGATATGGAAAATGCTATGGCATTCAGAGTACAATATAACTCAATTCCAGATACTAAAATTTCATATAATGATATGATTGTTAAAGCATGCGCTTTAGCTTTAAAAGAACATCCTCAAGTCAACTCTCAATGGTTTGATGACAGAATGCAATTGAATAATCATGTTCATATTGGAGTTGCTGTAGCTGTAACTGACGGATTATTAGTACCTGTGGTTAAATTTGCAAATGAGCAAAGTTTGACACAAATTGGTGCTGCAGTTAAAGAATTTGCTGGAAAAGCTAGAAATAAAAAACTTGGACTTGACGAAATGGAAGGTAGTACCTTTACTATTTCTAATCTAGGAATGTTTGGGATTGATAGTTTTACATCTATTATCAATCAGCCAAATTCTGCTATACTTTCCGTAGGAAATATTGTTGAAAAACCTGTAGTAAAGAATGGGCAGATAGTTGTTGGTAACACAATGAAATTATGTTTGGCTTGTGATCACAGAACTGTAGATGGCGTAACTGGAGCTCAATTCCTTCAAACTTTGAAAGGTTATATCGAAAACCCAGTAACGATGTTAGTATAA
- a CDS encoding FG-GAP-like repeat-containing protein translates to MKPYFTCLLYSLITVFVIYNNPLSGQTFERAEMISGLGILEENNGVAVADYDGDFDLDIFVVAKAIDEDGIEKSHSRLFRNNNNGTFTDVTQDSGLVNLLTSEDETIETFALDGFKYGAFFGDYDNDGYPDLFFTHIYNVQLFHNEGDGTFIEVTENAGIQSFNDCRNTGASWFDYNNDGLLDIFINDWRRCSSNKLYKNLGNGTFQDVSVEAGLNDDFPVASYTSIPFDFNSDGLMDLYVTNDFDKANDLNINQAGTSFYEDAQNYGLDNIINDMGIAISDFNNDGDFDFFITGIDKNALLENDGNNHFTETSLVNNIPETGWAWGTRFADFDLDGDEDLIIVNGYDFEDRSTENNVYYKNLASEGQIGFDDYSDVVGFNDLTVSVEAIDFDFDNDGDLDVFVSNSDQNSFLYENKLLNFYEPITLNWFKVLLQGTVSNRNAIGTTLTITTDLGQFKRYYTGVGFLSQSLQPVHFGLGNENVITELEIKWPNGLIETYQNLDANTTVRVVEGQGIMVLDIEPSQKIFGCTDPESCTYNPDAVIDNGSCTYLQSNQISGNTSSGFLVAETYTYPIASGSTAIWEITGGEIIEGQGTNTVIVKWGLNETGSLSVRETDGTCFSLEDHIEVSLNINEIPEDVSIARVWNEVLLEAIRNDFARPTVHARNLFHSSVAMYDAWAIYDEVARPYLIGNSLNDFSSTLEDFIPIESIETSRKKAISYAMYRLLSYRFQNSPNADESQRLFDLIMDQLGYETETASSTVYQFGNAAALGNYIAETIMAYGNIDGSREFTQFDNAYYEPVNSALAPVVPTQVEMQNPNRWQPLSLDTYIDQSGNLITGSTIDFLSPEWGNVLSFAMTEDESVTYERDGDTYKVYNDPNMPPYLSLTENNTSSDAYKLGFSMVSIWGSHLDSSDGVLWDISPGAIGNTNIDDFPTEYEDYPNFYNIIDGGDIGTGHSQNPITGQPYESNIVPRGDYARVLAEFWADGPDSETPPGHWFTILNYVNEHPLLEKRFQGEGAVLDDLEWDVKSYFILGGTMHDAAISAWSIKGWYDYVRPISAIRFMALLGQSTDENLDNYNIAGIPLLDGYVEVVEIGDPLVGSDNQHLNKIKLYTWKGPDFIDNEQTDEAGVGWVLAENWWPYQRPTFVTPPFAGFVSGHSTYSRAAAEVLTKFTGSEFFPGGIGEFVAKQNEFLVFEEGPSVDVTLQWATYRDASDQTSLSRIWGGIHPPADDLPGRIIGKKVGLDAFDFAVPYFKGEIESVQDESQIVFPNPVLNFEVFITKTNAFDSFSLFDIRGRQIAIIDVDFNEFSRRTKLQFPQDTSEGLYILYINGNSTMLLLEN, encoded by the coding sequence ATGAAACCATATTTTACTTGCCTTTTATATAGTCTAATAACCGTATTTGTTATTTACAATAATCCACTTTCAGGGCAAACTTTTGAGCGTGCAGAAATGATTTCTGGGTTAGGGATTTTAGAAGAAAACAATGGTGTTGCAGTTGCAGACTATGATGGTGATTTTGATTTAGATATTTTTGTGGTAGCCAAAGCTATAGATGAAGATGGTATAGAAAAAAGCCATAGTAGACTTTTTAGAAATAATAATAATGGCACATTTACAGATGTTACTCAAGATTCTGGTTTAGTGAATTTATTAACTTCAGAGGACGAAACTATAGAGACATTTGCGTTGGATGGTTTTAAATATGGAGCTTTTTTTGGGGATTATGATAATGACGGTTATCCTGATCTTTTTTTTACACATATATATAATGTTCAGCTTTTTCACAATGAAGGTGATGGGACTTTTATAGAGGTGACAGAAAATGCAGGAATCCAGAGTTTTAATGACTGTAGAAATACTGGCGCTTCATGGTTTGATTATAATAATGATGGCTTATTAGATATTTTTATAAATGATTGGCGTAGGTGTTCAAGCAATAAATTGTATAAGAATTTAGGAAATGGCACTTTTCAAGATGTTTCTGTTGAGGCTGGTCTAAATGATGATTTTCCAGTTGCAAGTTATACTTCAATTCCTTTTGATTTTAATAGTGATGGATTGATGGATTTGTATGTGACAAATGACTTTGATAAAGCAAACGACTTAAATATTAATCAAGCAGGAACGAGTTTTTATGAAGATGCACAAAATTATGGATTAGATAACATTATCAATGATATGGGAATTGCAATTAGTGATTTTAATAATGATGGTGATTTCGATTTTTTTATTACAGGAATAGATAAAAATGCGTTATTAGAAAACGATGGTAATAATCATTTTACCGAAACGTCTTTAGTGAATAATATACCAGAAACAGGTTGGGCTTGGGGAACACGATTTGCAGATTTTGACCTTGATGGAGATGAAGATTTAATAATTGTAAATGGTTATGATTTTGAAGATCGTTCAACCGAGAACAATGTTTATTATAAAAACTTAGCAAGTGAAGGTCAAATAGGTTTTGATGATTATTCAGATGTTGTAGGATTTAATGATTTAACAGTTAGTGTCGAAGCTATTGATTTTGATTTTGATAATGATGGTGATTTAGATGTTTTTGTGTCTAACTCAGATCAAAACTCGTTTCTTTATGAAAACAAACTACTAAATTTTTATGAGCCAATAACACTAAACTGGTTCAAAGTGTTGCTTCAGGGAACAGTATCTAATCGAAATGCTATTGGGACAACTTTAACAATCACTACAGACCTTGGTCAGTTTAAACGTTATTATACAGGTGTTGGGTTCTTGTCACAGAGTTTACAACCCGTTCATTTTGGTTTGGGTAATGAAAATGTAATTACTGAATTAGAAATTAAATGGCCTAATGGTTTAATTGAAACCTATCAAAACCTAGATGCAAACACTACAGTTAGAGTAGTAGAAGGTCAAGGGATTATGGTTTTAGATATAGAGCCAAGTCAGAAGATATTTGGATGTACAGATCCTGAGTCGTGTACTTATAATCCTGATGCAGTCATAGATAATGGGAGTTGTACCTATTTACAGTCCAATCAAATTTCTGGAAACACATCATCTGGTTTTTTAGTAGCCGAAACGTACACGTATCCTATTGCTTCTGGGTCAACTGCTATTTGGGAAATCACTGGAGGTGAAATTATTGAAGGTCAAGGAACAAATACAGTTATAGTAAAATGGGGCTTAAATGAAACGGGAAGCCTAAGTGTTAGAGAAACAGATGGAACGTGTTTTAGTCTCGAGGATCATATTGAAGTATCTTTAAATATAAATGAAATTCCAGAAGATGTTTCTATCGCTAGAGTATGGAATGAAGTTTTATTAGAAGCCATAAGAAATGATTTTGCAAGACCAACAGTTCATGCTAGAAATTTATTTCATTCTAGTGTTGCGATGTACGATGCTTGGGCCATTTATGATGAAGTAGCGAGACCATATCTCATAGGTAACTCCTTAAATGATTTTAGTAGTACACTCGAAGATTTCATTCCAATAGAGAGTATCGAAACTTCAAGAAAAAAGGCAATTAGTTATGCAATGTACCGATTACTGAGTTATCGTTTTCAAAATTCTCCTAATGCAGACGAATCACAGCGTTTGTTTGATTTGATAATGGATCAATTGGGTTATGAAACAGAAACAGCGTCTTCAACAGTTTACCAATTTGGTAATGCAGCAGCACTTGGGAATTACATTGCAGAAACTATTATGGCATATGGTAACATAGATGGCTCAAGAGAGTTTACGCAATTTGATAATGCATATTATGAGCCAGTAAATTCTGCATTGGCACCAGTTGTTCCTACACAAGTAGAAATGCAAAATCCTAACCGTTGGCAACCTTTAAGTTTAGATACTTATATTGACCAAAGTGGGAACCTAATCACTGGATCTACGATAGATTTTTTAAGTCCAGAATGGGGAAATGTATTGTCTTTTGCAATGACTGAAGATGAAAGTGTAACTTATGAGAGAGATGGAGATACTTACAAAGTATATAATGATCCAAATATGCCACCATATTTAAGTTTAACTGAAAATAATACATCAAGTGATGCTTATAAGTTAGGTTTTTCAATGGTATCAATTTGGGGCTCACATCTTGATTCTAGTGATGGAGTACTTTGGGATATTTCTCCAGGTGCTATTGGGAATACTAATATTGATGATTTTCCAACGGAGTATGAAGACTATCCTAATTTCTATAATATTATTGATGGAGGAGATATTGGTACAGGCCATTCTCAAAACCCTATTACAGGACAGCCTTACGAATCTAATATAGTGCCAAGAGGAGATTATGCAAGAGTACTAGCAGAATTTTGGGCAGATGGTCCAGATTCTGAAACGCCTCCAGGACATTGGTTTACGATTTTAAATTATGTAAATGAACATCCACTATTAGAAAAAAGATTTCAAGGTGAAGGAGCTGTTTTAGATGATTTAGAATGGGACGTTAAATCGTATTTTATTTTGGGAGGAACAATGCATGATGCTGCTATTTCTGCATGGAGTATAAAAGGTTGGTACGATTATGTGAGACCCATTTCTGCGATACGATTTATGGCGCTTTTAGGTCAAAGTACAGATGAAAACTTAGATAATTATAACATTGCTGGAATTCCTTTATTAGATGGTTATGTCGAAGTTGTTGAAATTGGAGATCCGTTAGTAGGAAGTGATAATCAACATTTAAATAAGATAAAACTATATACATGGAAAGGTCCAGATTTTATTGATAATGAACAGACAGATGAAGCAGGTGTAGGATGGGTTTTAGCCGAAAATTGGTGGCCATATCAACGGCCAACTTTTGTGACTCCTCCTTTTGCAGGTTTCGTTTCTGGTCATTCTACGTATTCTCGAGCTGCGGCAGAAGTGCTTACTAAATTTACTGGTAGCGAATTTTTTCCTGGTGGAATTGGAGAATTTGTAGCAAAGCAAAACGAATTTTTAGTCTTTGAAGAAGGACCTTCAGTTGATGTTACTTTGCAATGGGCAACTTATAGAGATGCTTCAGATCAAACAAGTTTGTCTAGAATTTGGGGAGGAATTCATCCTCCAGCCGATGATCTTCCAGGAAGAATCATAGGTAAAAAAGTAGGCCTTGATGCATTTGATTTCGCTGTGCCTTACTTTAAGGGGGAAATCGAAAGTGTTCAGGATGAAAGTCAAATTGTATTTCCAAATCCAGTTTTAAACTTTGAGGTTTTTATTACTAAAACAAATGCATTCGATTCGTTTAGTTTGTTTGATATAAGAGGTCGACAAATTGCTATTATTGATGTGGATTTCAACGAATTCAGTAGAAGAACAAAACTTCAGTTTCCGCAAGATACATCTGAAGGTTTATATATTCTATACATTAATGGAAACTCTACAATGTTGCTTTTAGAAAACTAA